The Deinococcus radiopugnans ATCC 19172 nucleotide sequence GGCACTTTATGGTGTTCCCTGTTCCGGCCACCAGCGGGAGGAGGTGAGGTCAGGTGGGCATTCCCATCGACTACGTCCGCATTGAGCCGGGCATCGGCCAGGCCCTGGGGGCCATGCACACCTATGTGCGCAAAACGGCCCTTGATCCCCGACTGCTGCACCTGATCGACATCCGGGTGTCCCAGATCAACGGTTGCGCCTACTGCCTCAACCTGCACTGCGAGGAGGCCCGCCGAGACGGCGAATTGCAGCAGCGGCTGGACGTGCTGGCAGCGTGGTGGGAGACCGACCTGTTCACGCCCGCCGAGCAGGCCGCACTGGGATTTGCCGAACAGCTCACCCACATCTCGACGGACAAGGGGACGGACGCACTGTACGCGCAGCTTGGGAACCTGTTCAGCGAGCAGGAAATTGTCCAGCTCACGGGGGCGGTCATCGACATCAACGCCTGGAATCGTCTCGCCATCGCCACCGGGCGGCAACCGAAACGCCGGGGTGCCGACGGAGGTTGACGGGCCAATCTGGCGCGTCTGGCCGCCGTTGGCAGGACACGCCGGGGACACGCCTCGCAGCGCACGCTTCAGAGGCGCAGAGCAGGAAAGCAAACATCCGCTTGTGTGCAAAGGGGGAAGGGGATGGCAGAGGCCGAAGACCGGAGTGAGGCTCACCAGGCCACCAGGGCGTCATGGCAGGGCCACTGGCGGTAAACCTCCGTGACGCAAACCACCGCTGTGCTGATCCACGGGGCCTTCACCGACGGCGCGAGTTGGGCTACCGTCGTGAACCGTCTGCAGGGCGCTGCGGTGAACGTGCTGGTTCCGGCCAACCCACTGCGCGGACTGAACGACGACGGCGAGTCCATCACCCGCATCGTGCGCCAGATCGCCGCCCCCGTGCTGCTGGTGGGCCACGGCTACGGCGGGGCGGTGATCACCCACACCGGAAGCCAGGCGGGGAACGTGCGCGGCCTGGTGTTCGTCGCCTCCCACGGCTTAGAACGCGGACAGAGCGTGGCGGATTCACTGGCGGCATTTCCAGCATCATTCCTGGCCGCTGTCCTGGAGGCTGTGCCGGGCGAAGCAGGGGGGGAGACGCAACTGCTCATCCAGCCCGCGCGCTTCGGGGAGGTGTTCGCCGCCGATCTGCCGCGTCAACGCCAGGATGTGCTGGCCGTCAGCCAGCGCCCCGTCGTCGCCGCTGCGTTCACCGAACCGCTGGCCGTGGAACCCGCCTGGACGTCGCTGCCGTCGTGGTCTTTGATCACCACCGAGGACCGGATGATCGACCCCGACATCCAGCGCGCCGCTGCCAGACGTCTGGGCGCAACCTCAGCGGAAGTGGCCGCCTCACACGCCGTTCTTCTGAGTCAGCCGGAAACCGTGACCGTGTTCATTCTCAAGGCGCTCGCCGCCCTCTCTTGATCCCGTTCTCTTTCAGCAAGGAGGCCTGTATGACCGCATCCAGAACGCCCGTCCTCTTTATTCACGGTTTGTGGCTGCACCACAGCAGCTGGCAGCCCTGGGTGGACCTCTTCCGGTCACGCGGGTACGAACCGGTCGCCCCCGGCTGGCCGGACGAACCCGGCACCGTCGAGGAGGCCAGAGCGCATCCCGAACAGGTGGCCAATCAAAGCCTGAAAACGGTGGTGGAGCATTTCCGCACGCTGGCCGCCTCGCTGCCGTCCAAGCCTATCCTGATCGGCCACTCGTTCGGCGGGCTGATCGCCGAGAAGCTGCTGGGCGAGGACGTGGGGATCGCGGGCGTCGCCATTGACCCGGCCCAGATCAAGGGGGTGCTGCCGCTGCCGCTGGCCGAGCTGCGCTCCGGGCTGCCCGCGCTGGGCAACCCCGCCAACATCTCGCGGGCGGTGGCGCTGACGGGCAAGGAGTTCAGGTTCAGCTTCGGCAACGCGCTGGAGCAGGGTGAATCCGACGCCCTGTTTGACCGCTGGACGATCCCCTCCCCGGCCCGCCCGCTGTTCGAGGTGGCTGTCGCCAATTTCAACCCGCACGCCGAATCGAAGGTCAACACCCACAACGACAAGCGGGGGCCGCTGCTGCTGATCTCCGGCACCGCCGATCACACCGCGCCGGACGTGGCGACGCGGGCGGCTTTCCGGCTGTACCGCGACTCGCTGGCGGTGACGAATCTGGAAACCTTCCAGGGCCGCGGGCACGCGCTGGTCATTGACCACGGCTGGCGGGATGTGGCCGAACGCGTGCTGACCTGGCTCTCGGAACAGGGACTGGGGCCGGTGGAAACCGGGGAGGTGCTGGTTGTTGAGGCGAACTGAACACACGCCTTCCGTCACGACATGCCGCCCTCACACCTTGCAGGAGGTCTTCCCATGAACCGTCCCCGCCTTGCCGCCCTGACCATCAGCGCCCTGCTCTCCACCTCCCTGGCCGGACCCGCCGGGACGATCAAGAATGTCGTGCTGGTCCACGGCGCGTATGCCGACGGCTCCGGCTGGGCCGGGGTCTACCGCATGCTGAGCGCAGACGGGTATCACGTCACCGTGGTGCAAAATCCGCTGACCTCGCTGGACGACGACGTGGCCGCCGTGAACCGCGCCCTGGCCCGGCAGGACGGCCCGGTAATTCTGGTGGGCCATTCCTACGGCGGGGCCGTCATCACCCAGGCGGGAACGGACCCCAAAGTCGCCGGGCTGGTCTACGTCTCAGCCTTTCAGCCCGATGTGGGAGAGTCCGCCTTGAAATGGGCCACCGCTGAGCCACCCGCGCTTGAAAATGGCATTCTGCCGCCGGACGCCGCCGGATTCTCGTACTACGACGCGGCCAAGTTCCACGCGGGTTTCGCGGCAGATCTGAGCGACGAGCAGGCGGCCTTTCTGTCTGCCTCGCAGATTCCGGTGTCCGTCAAGGCGCTGGGTGCGCCGGTCACGCAGGCGGCCTGGAACACCAAACCCAGTTGGGCCGTGCTGAGTACCGACGACAAGAGCATCAATCCGTCCATTCAGCGCACCATGTACGCCCGCGCCAAGTCGGTGGTGACCGAGGTCAAG carries:
- a CDS encoding carboxymuconolactone decarboxylase family protein, with amino-acid sequence MGIPIDYVRIEPGIGQALGAMHTYVRKTALDPRLLHLIDIRVSQINGCAYCLNLHCEEARRDGELQQRLDVLAAWWETDLFTPAEQAALGFAEQLTHISTDKGTDALYAQLGNLFSEQEIVQLTGAVIDINAWNRLAIATGRQPKRRGADGG
- a CDS encoding alpha/beta hydrolase; the encoded protein is MTASRTPVLFIHGLWLHHSSWQPWVDLFRSRGYEPVAPGWPDEPGTVEEARAHPEQVANQSLKTVVEHFRTLAASLPSKPILIGHSFGGLIAEKLLGEDVGIAGVAIDPAQIKGVLPLPLAELRSGLPALGNPANISRAVALTGKEFRFSFGNALEQGESDALFDRWTIPSPARPLFEVAVANFNPHAESKVNTHNDKRGPLLLISGTADHTAPDVATRAAFRLYRDSLAVTNLETFQGRGHALVIDHGWRDVAERVLTWLSEQGLGPVETGEVLVVEAN
- a CDS encoding alpha/beta fold hydrolase: MTQTTAVLIHGAFTDGASWATVVNRLQGAAVNVLVPANPLRGLNDDGESITRIVRQIAAPVLLVGHGYGGAVITHTGSQAGNVRGLVFVASHGLERGQSVADSLAAFPASFLAAVLEAVPGEAGGETQLLIQPARFGEVFAADLPRQRQDVLAVSQRPVVAAAFTEPLAVEPAWTSLPSWSLITTEDRMIDPDIQRAAARRLGATSAEVAASHAVLLSQPETVTVFILKALAALS
- a CDS encoding alpha/beta hydrolase, giving the protein MNRPRLAALTISALLSTSLAGPAGTIKNVVLVHGAYADGSGWAGVYRMLSADGYHVTVVQNPLTSLDDDVAAVNRALARQDGPVILVGHSYGGAVITQAGTDPKVAGLVYVSAFQPDVGESALKWATAEPPALENGILPPDAAGFSYYDAAKFHAGFAADLSDEQAAFLSASQIPVSVKALGAPVTQAAWNTKPSWAVLSTDDKSINPSIQRTMYARAKSVVTEVKGSHATYISHPQDVANVIEAAAIGVAGGS